In Myxococcus stipitatus, the following are encoded in one genomic region:
- a CDS encoding SDR family oxidoreductase, with translation MNIVITGANRGIGLELVRQCLTRGDTVHAGARAPEHAAELSALVQGSGGRLHVHALDVANEASVRAFAAAIPGPVHLLINNAGVRSRPDGLSDLDTDDLTRTFQVNAVAALRVTQALLPQLRAAGGAKVASISSNLGSVTDNSWGGAYGYRMSKAALNMAMRSLGHDLKQDGILAFALSPGWVRTDMGGSEAPTSVEMSVSGLLTVLGHLSAEDTGGFFDFEGKRLPW, from the coding sequence ATGAACATCGTCATCACCGGCGCCAACCGAGGTATCGGCCTCGAGTTGGTGCGGCAGTGCCTCACACGAGGAGACACGGTCCACGCGGGAGCGCGCGCGCCGGAACACGCGGCGGAGCTCTCCGCGCTCGTCCAGGGCAGCGGAGGCCGGCTTCACGTCCACGCATTGGACGTCGCGAACGAGGCGAGTGTCCGAGCCTTCGCTGCCGCCATTCCCGGCCCCGTGCACCTGCTCATCAACAACGCGGGCGTACGCAGCCGCCCGGATGGGCTCTCGGACTTGGACACTGACGACCTCACCCGAACCTTCCAGGTGAACGCGGTGGCCGCGCTGCGAGTCACCCAGGCGCTCTTGCCCCAGTTGCGCGCGGCCGGTGGCGCGAAGGTGGCCAGCATCAGTTCGAACCTCGGCTCCGTCACGGACAACAGCTGGGGCGGGGCCTACGGGTATCGGATGTCCAAGGCGGCGCTGAACATGGCCATGCGCTCGCTGGGGCATGACTTGAAACAGGACGGCATCCTCGCCTTCGCCCTCAGCCCGGGCTGGGTCCGCACGGACATGGGCGGCAGCGAGGCCCCTACGTCCGTGGAGATGTCAGTCTCGGGACTGCTCACCGTCCTCGGCCACCTGAGCGCCGAGGACACCGGGGGCTTCTTCGACTTCGAGGGGAAACGACTCCCGTGGTGA